Within the Eucalyptus grandis isolate ANBG69807.140 chromosome 1, ASM1654582v1, whole genome shotgun sequence genome, the region CAGAAGTTGCGTCGAGCTGCGGCTGCGCAAGTTGCACCAACCCACGACTCCACGTCGGACTTGTGATGTCTGGAATCTGAATCCATTCATTTACTTTCGGTGGGTGGGAGGGACGCACGCCTTGCTCTTGCAATAAACTAGCAAATACTAAACAATACCCTTGATCTTCTCGAGCGCAAAAGATCTATCTGTCTGGTGTTCCCCAGTCCATGCCTCAGATAAGCAATCCAAAAAACCATTGTTTTGTCGATTGGAAAAGGGAAACTTTCGCGTTCATACgataataaattaataagtGAGTGGCATTTCGGCTGTGCCCGTGAATGGCCCCATGCAGAAGTCCCTCAATCTCGATCCGCTCTCCGGCTTCTCAAACCTCCGCAGCAACGTCGATTCGATCATGAGGATCGGACCATCCCTTCTCGACGCGATCGCTCGGCTCGCGATCCTCGCGACGCTCTGCTTTCTCCGAGCCAGCTCGCAGGAGCTCCACAGGGGCTTCGAAGCCGCCCCGAAACCTTCCGTCTCTGGTTTCCAACCCTTACTCACCGACCCCACCGGCAACTTCTCGCTGAGCTTCCTCCGAGTCAACGGcacgaggctcgccctcgccgtcgTCCATGTGCCGTCCTCGCAGCCCCTCTGGGTCGCCGACCCGCCCCGGCCTGCCCGGTGGTCCGACCGCAGCACGCGGCTCTCCTTCAACGGCAGCCTCGTCATCTCAGACCCCTCGTCGGGGGTGTTCTGGTCGACGGGCACCGACGGCGACCGGGTCGTGCTCCTGAACAGCTCGAATCTTCAGGTCCAGAAGCAgagcgacggcggcggcgggaccCCTgtcgttgtatggcagagcttCGACTTTCCGGCGGACACCCTCGTGGAGAACCAGAACTTCACGGCCGCCATGTCGCTGACGTCGTCGAACGGGCTCTACTCGATGCGCATGGGGAGCGACTTCTTCGCCCTCTACGCGAACTTCGGCGGCGATTCGGACCAAATGTATTGGGAGCACAAGGCGCTGGAGGCGAAGGCGCAGGTGGTCGACGGGGCCGGCGCGGTCTACGCCAGGGTCGACCCGGGCGGGTTCATAGCCATGTACCAGAACGGCAGCGTCCCGGTCGACGTCGAGGCCTTCAACAGCTTCCAGAAGTCGATCgactccttcctcctcctccggctgGAATCGGACGGGAACCTCAAGGGCTACTACTGGACCGGGTCGACCTGGGCCACGAACTACCGTGCCATCTCGGGCTCCTGCGAGCTGCCGAGCCCGTGCGGCCCGTACGGCCTGTGCTCGGCGGACGGAACCTGCTCGTGCCTGGACAACCGGACCGAGGCACGTCCCGGTTCGTGCTCCTCCGCGCCGGGTTCCGGCGACTTCTGCGGAAGAGGAGCAGGGTCGGGAAGCGGCGGCTTCTCGGTGCTGCGGCGTGACGGCGTGGAGCTGCCGTACAAGGAGCTGATGGGATACGCGTCGGTGCCGTCCCTAGACGACTGCGAGCGCGCGTGCGAGAGCAACTGCAGCTGCTGGGGCGCCGTGTACAGCAACGCCACGCGGTTCTGCTACACGATAGATTACCCGATCCAGACGCTGCTCGAGGTCGCGGACGAGACCAAGATCGGGTACTTCAAGGTGAAGCCCGCGCCGGCCGGGAAGGGCAAGGGCTACGAGGTCGGGTTCGGTGTAGGGGTCCTGATGTGGGTCCTGATTGTGGTCGCGGTGGCGGCCGTGGTCGGGCTGGTGGGTTATCGGGTGTGGAAGAGGAGGGGAGGGTTGAAGGGGCATCTGGCGGGCGAAGACGGGCTGGCCGCCGGCCCGTACAAGGATCTCGGGTCGGCGAGCTTCCGGTCGATCGAGCTGAGCAGTAGATGATCCGACCGACCAGGCACGAAAAGCGGACAACGGTCTAGGCAAAATCATTGATGTTTGGTCATTGGGACCGGTCGAAAAAGTCGTGGACAGTCGatacaaactttttttttttgtgtgtggttaatttctactTTTTAGAACCAAATGGGGACGTCGTGTAGGTCTTATTGATTCAATTGACTAAGATGGGACAATACAATAGTGCAAGTTGAGACAAGAGTGCGAGACGATAGAGGAAGCAGTTCGAGGAGGTGTGACGTAAGACATGACGTATTTGGTTGGATTTGGTCGGCGGCAGATAGCGTGGGGTTTGACCGACTGCAAGTGGAAAGCGAGTGGCATAACGATGCCACGTGGAAGCGAAGATAACTTGGAGATtcgattttctctttttcattttttttttttggggacaTGGTGGGTGGGTGGACTGATGTGTGCGCAGAAGTTGGGCGGCGTGCCGGATCGGAGAGATCGATGCCAGCACACGTGCGCCGCGTCAGAGGCGGAGCCACCGCCGACCTCAGTCGTTGCCGTTCTTTGACATGTTCGAGACCTCTccaagggaagaaaaaaagggcaaatGTCAAATATAGTAATGGCGTTTGCGAACTTACCCCGACTTCTTGAGAAAATCTTAGTTCCTTGTGAAGtgaatttttgttgttgttgactttAATGAATTCGTGTTTGTGAATTATGACGGTGAAACCACATAGTAGGTCAATGGAGGTCCTACGTTCATGTATCCACAGCTCCTTCTATTGATTGAGAGTAAAGTCTATAATATCCGGAGCTTTAGCATGTGATCGGAACCGTTCAACCTAATCTGTACAAATTTCACTATATTGGAATGTGTTATTTTGTTTCATGTGAGatttattatattcatttgAACCCAATTTTCAAACACACAAGTACTCTCTAGTGTGGAGGGGTTGCAAATGGGAATATGATGTTTTGTGCAATTTATAATTCTCGGTTAGGGGCTTGAACTATATTAAAATGTTCAACACTAGTTTTTCAACAATGGAAGGGTTTTTAGTGACAAAACTCATTACCAAGAAGGAAAACATCGGATTTTTAGTGACAAGACTAATTCAACACCAGCAAGGAAAACAACAAATTCTCCCTCGACATCTTTATTTCTATGGAACCTTTAAATcagatgaaatgaaaaaaacgaAGGATAATTGTTCACTATGCTTCAAACGAGAACACCAAATTCTCCCTACTTTGTACTAGCGAGAATCGTGTATTTTGACCCGATGCTAAGTAAATGAGAACGTCTACAAAAGGTGAGCAATTgaagcaaaaattatttagttAAAGTGAATAATTCAAAgaggctctatttgtttcattgaaaatgaatgatttaaaaaatattttataaaaataatcacttatattacatgaaataattagttaataacaaatattttttatcgacaataatttatgtataaacatttttgttgacaatgcaaaaattttcatttattcatttttataagcaatgcaaacgtttttcaaatcattcattttttactaAAGAAACGCATCCATTGCAAGTTCAATTATATATCACATTCACATTGACCAAATCCGCACATACAATTTTCTCCATGACATTGTGTCTCCTTAGATTGGTGCCTGCTTCAACAAATTCcactaaaaataaatgagatgaTGCCGTTGGACACATTGAAATAGTTTATGATCTAGTTAAAAcgatttgaaatttcaatcatAACATGTTGCACATCAAATTAAATTCCACAAACATAATTaaactaataaaaattcaatgatggcaTCAATTAATCCGGGCAGGAAGTGGAATTGAGAGAAAGGCTTGCAAACTGgagaaaagggaggaaaattgtttatttcgtgaaaaatgaataatttcacaaatatttttgtaaaaatgatgacttgtattacttataaaaatgaatggataaaaaaatattttcattattcacaaaaatgtttagatataaattgttgttggtgatgaaaataatttttatctattaattatttcaagcgatataagAGAttacttttaggaattttattttcacattattcattttttacaaaataaatggaacctATATAGGAAGAAAGGGAAGGAAGTTTGAACAGAATAATTTCACTCAAGAAGGGAATGTTTTATGTCAATGAATAGGTTCACTTGTCagacttttctctcttcttctaaCCCCGTCTCTCTTCTCCCACTGCTTTGTTAGTTCTTTTTGCAAGCCATGGATCATGACCTCTCTCCTCTGCAACCCccctctccttcctctggcCCTCTCCCTCACTTGCACGGGGTGTGACAACGTCAATTACTTGCCTTGTCCCTCACCCCAGCTCGACCTCTACGCCTCCCCCATCGGCGATGGCTCCATCATTGAAATTGTCTGCCGGCTAGCAGCCCTCGAGTCCAAGAACAAGCCCAAGTCCCCTATTCTTGTCGTCATCACTCATGATCTCAAGTCCTTGCATCCTCGAGATCCTTTGCGCTCCAAGTTGTCGCCTCCCTCCACAGCTTCCGAATCTGATGAGGGCTCGCTAGATTTGGTGTAGGTGACCCTCACCCCTGGTTGCGATAATTGACCCTTGGCTGAATTTTCTCGTCAGATTTGGCAAGGGAAACGCTAGATTGTGGTCGGTTGGCAGCCATGGCTGAGTATCGGTTATAggccaaagggaaagaaagtcaaaaagagagagggagaaatggcaaagaaaaataagagaaatagaGATGCGAGTgcgaaagaagagagagacaaaaggAGAGAGATTTGACAATGGGCTCATGAGGGACATATGTCGCACGATGAGTGGATTAATATTTTGTTGAGTTGGCATATCTTGTGTATCCCATATTTTCTTGTATTTATAGAACTACTTGCACCTAACCCCTGAATTTAGTAAATAATAATTTGCTAGATAAATCAGAAATGAGAAGGACATCCTCTAACGAAATtggaaattaataaacaaacagAATTCCAAATTAAACATTGTTATCCATTCTCTATCACATACACCATGGATCACGACCATTTGGACGCTCGAGTAAATGTACACGGGCTGATATCTTTCCAAATATCCCTTAATATCACATCTAGAACCAATTTGCTAATTAGAAAAGTATTTACATCTCCATCCAGCCTGACAAAAGCGAAAGCTACTTTTATCAGTCTTGAAACCCTCATAAAGAGCCATTGACTTTGGCTTGTTGAATCTGCTCAGTGAGTAGCAAAGTCCAATAGTCAAAAAATCTACATCGATTTAAGTAGAAGCAACTGTCGTTGCAGCTTTGGATGATGCGACTTCTTGGTTGGTGGTCATTAGTTTtccatgaatttgaaaatattttctacagTTAGGGAAATAACAGATCACCATACAGTAGTTTGCCTATTTGGATCCCTCGCTTGGGCCATGCCCGCGCTTGCCTGGTGCACAGCGTCGATCAACAATGATCATGGAGTTCACCTATTTAAGGTGGACTTCCTCGTCCAAATAGATTAACGTTATTTCGCTCATTATATCGATCTCATAAATAAACCTTAATAATCTTAACATTTTGTTAGCTAAAGAGAGAAGTAATGTTGAGCGTCCCAACCATTTAATCACACCTACATTATAAGAAGAGTTTCAATTGTCAAAACCGGAATTCGGCATTGCAAGATCAAATCGTCAAGTACCCTTGTTTGCTTATCTAGTAAGTGCTCAAGCGACAATCCTCAGCAAAATTCTTCGCAAAACATAGGAGGCACGTATGCAAGTTTCGATTCCTCTTTAATATAGAATTTCTCTGTTGCTCATTGTTAAGTGCATCCAAGGGAAAGTCTTGCCTTCAGCAAGTAAAAATGAACTTTCCCTTTTGTCACTTGCAAGTAGAGTGGACTTTAAGATTGAAATAGCAAATTCCCAAGAGTTTCAGCTGTTCTTTTCTGGACAATAAAACAAAGCAACATTTTGTTTCTcttaacaaacaaaaaaaagctAGATGGCCTTTCCTAGTGATAATAGCAAGGAAATTCATTAGCGTAACCCATATTTGCAAAAGCTTCAAATTGACTACATTCGTGGTCGCAgcaaatttcatacaaaatatgaaaaaactTCCGTACCGGTAAAATATGTTCGCTACATAATAAAATCAAGCAACGTTTGCTTATTTTCAGCTATGTATATGAAACACCGAGACCTCAATACATTGTAGAAACTTCCTCACCGAAATATATCATCCTAGAATATTACTAATTGAGATACGATGGCTTTGACTCATTTTTTAAAGGGAAAAGAcgacaaaaaacttcaaattttaccaaaaatgacaaatttatccaaattttttttatatgaaaaatcttgaattttgccAATCGTGGCAcatttatcttaatttttcgtgaaataaaaaactttgaacttgtatccgtgtgacacatttattttaaactatagggcattttagtcttttactttaaaattctttttctttttcttttttttttttcttcttctctcttctctttggcATGGCCGATGGAGGGAAGCTGGAGTCAAGCATCGGGCTGCCCCGCTGCACCTCCCTCGCCCGACATTGGCGAGGGCCTAGCGAGGGTTGGCGAGGGCCATCCTCACTTGACACCGACGAGGGCGGTCCTCATCTACGTCGATTGAGGACAACCCTTGTCAAACGAGGTGCACTGTCAAAGCGAGGGCCGTGCACTCACAGCCAACCCAAGTGAGGGCCGCCCTTGCTTGATGCAGGCGAGTGTAGCCCTTGCCTGACTTCGGCTTCCCTCTGTTCGCTTTGCCATGGTcgacggagggaagagagaagaagaagaaaaaagaaaaagaaaaaagaaaaaggaaaaacagaaataataagatgaaaatgcctttagtgaggtaaatgtgtcacggtttgtaaaatttgggatttttcatatcacaaaaaaaagaagaagataaatttgtcactttggacaaagtttagagtttttggtggttttttccttttttaaactTCTAGAAAACAGTGATTATTCGTATTCTTTGGTTGCAGCCTAGCCATcatcaagagaaaggagaagactCCTCAAAGCCGTGGACTTCTATTGTTCTTGAGAGCCCAAATACTCAAAAAAGGGGCTCGGGACCATTTCCATTTCATCGCATGGGCCTGTAAACCCTAATGCCATCTACTTCAGCTATAAAAACTCACACTGAGCATTTTCTTCCCGAGCTGGCAATCATCTTTGAGAGAAGTCATTGAAACCCTGGATTTCCATGAGGTAACGAGACTTACACCGAGCATGTTCCTAATTCGCGACTGCTTTCTCAGTTTCTCTGTGTTCATAGTCTTGTTCCTTTGGTAAATCCCCTGCGCTCGTGCTAGCTACTGTTTCGTTGTCCTCGTTGTGTAGTCACTTTGGCTTGACTTTTCTGCTCTATGCTGTATGATTTTGGCTTTTCAGTCTCCATGGTGGATAGTTTTTTGAGCGtaaggaaagaacaaaagagagagggaaagaaatggTTGTCGTTGCAACAGAGTATCTGGTTGCTCCGACTAGGCGTCAATTTGCGTACTGTAATGTTTGATGAGAGCTCAGTAAGGATCTTCGAGATGGAGTGGATGAGATGAAAGCCAAGAGTTTCCGTTGGTGAGGCCGAGTTGATGTTAAGAAATGGTCGGTAGCGTGGGGGCGCATCACCATGTTAAGAAATGGTCGGTAGCGTGGTTTCCGAACCCCAGGGCCCGGTTCTTGATCGGTATGGATTGGAGGAAGATGATTTGGGTCTTTATGGGGCTTTCTGTGGAAAGCTGGAAGAGTTGCCTCCAGAAGTTTTACCAGTGTACTCGGATGGTCATTGGCATCGCTTTTGCCGCAAGATCAGATGCCTTGGAGTCCAGGACTGCAATCAACAGTGTCATTGTGATGGGAGTGTATCGACAGCTACTGGATGATGTAAAAAGGCTACTTATGGAAGAGAAGCTGTTCGATGTTTTTGTTGAGGTGACTTTATTACTTCACAGATGTGCTGTTCTTAAAGGGCTCGTGGAGAATTCTCTTATGCATTGAGCTTGAAGCTGATTAATGATGAAACTGCACTTGGAACTGTGGATCTTCTTCAGAAGAAGTTCGAAGATGACTCAATGAGGAAAATGCTCATCATGTATCAGCATCTAGTAAAGGAAGAGAAGTCGTTTGATGtgaaaaaaaagtcttttgatGTTCAATATGGATGTCAAGGCAATTTTACCACATCAAAGACATGCACATATAGAATTCATGGAGAATTCTTTTATGCATTGGATTTGAAGTTGACTAATGAGGAAACTGTACTTGGAATTGCGGATCTTCTTCGAAAGAGCTTAGGAGATGATCTGAAGTGGAAAATTGTCATCATTTAGATGACATAGGAAGATCCTATAAATAAAGGATGAGGATGCAAGTTGTTGTTGACATGTAGATTTAGATAAATTACTCGTCCATTGGGCTTGAAGTTGGTTAATAAGGAAAACATATTCGGATTTATGGATCTTCTAAGTAAGAGGTTAGAGAGTgatcataagaagaaaaatctcataattttcgATAATTTGTACACTAAAGTACCACTAGGAAATGATAAAAAAACAATAGGTTGTAAGTTATTGCGATATGATGAAATCTAGATATTTTGTGCATTGATGTGGGCTCTTGGACCAAGAGTTTATACTCCATGAGTTGAAGGATATCAGCAATGATTACGAGTCGAAACACAGTGCTCAAGAATTGTGCAAGCATGCCTTTGGCAGCATAAACATTGAAGCATGGGAGTCCAATTGCTTAGAGGATAGATGTAAACTTGATAGTAGTATTGAGCTAGAAGGATTTGGAAGATATTGTTCTTAAGCATTGGCCTTCTTGGTGGAACAACCTCAATCAAGATCCTATCATCTTGGAACATTTAAAGATTTCAATAATAGCAATAGCATAGAGGGCGCTAGGTATAAGCCGACTGAAGATCTAAACACCTTGCCGGCCTCTTCTTTGTTGCTTGGATAATGATGACAGGTGAGGAGGAATGATCATGGGGGTAAAGAGTCGCCAAATGATGAAGCTCAAAGAAATATGCTGGGATACTTTCCTCTTCTGTACAGAAGTTACTTATGTCTGGCTTTTTCAGGTTTCCTTGTTGTGTTTGTGAGTCTTTGGCATTGTTTGAGCTTCCCAAACCGAAAGGGATGTGGAAACTATCTATTTGCATCGGATTTTACAATGTGCAATTGCCTTTGCAAATTTTGGGTTTGCCATTGCCTTGACTTCATTTTTCAAGTGGAAGGCACGAAAAGGCAGGGTATTCCTGAGTAAACAATGTATAGCTCAGATTGTGTCATGcttacattttctttctttctggttttttggcaatttttcagTTTGATCAGATACCTTAGAAAGCATTTGAACTCTTCCCTGCTGAATTAGATCATCGGATTATCTTGTTTTGTACTCAAGATCATTGAAAGCTGATGCACACATAGCCCTTATAAACATGAGGGCATATGAGCACAATCCTGGTGTGAGGAATATTCTGCAGATTTGCCATTTGAACATTCATCTGAATGCCTGATAATGTGAACGTAAGCATGTCGCTGAGTACTTTCTCATTTCGAGGTCTCGCACGCAGTTGCGAGACTTGGACACACTAGTACGAGCGACCCAATTCAAGGGGGCTTGCCAAGGCATGTAAGTCAAGTTCTAAGTTTTTGTAAACTTCATTTTTCGAACCGCTTTGAGAATGTCCGAACGTCCGTCCAACCCATCTAAGTAGACGAGCGGCAAGCTAATCGAGAGAAGCAAACTAATCGAGATTTAGGAAGCCACGAAATCTTCCACGAGGAAACGATTCCTCACGGACCCTCCAATCTTGGCATGGATAATCTACATTTGATCGGACTGAGAAGGTGGATTGGATCTATTACGCGAGCGCTGATCCGAATGTCTTGAGAGCCATCTACCCAAGATGGTCTTCCTCATcgttagaagaaagaaaaataaaaagaaaataataaggaATTTAAGGTACTGAGTACTCTTCTCGTGCTGTCAGGACATGGCTTACCACCCGACGAAATGGACACGCTACTTGTTCGAGACAAATCACATCACGATTTGTTTGCGGTACTCAATAATACGTGAGAATCATTCTAACACCTCTTCTAACACCGAGATTGTTGGTGAGCATAATGTGGAAATCATTTCGGAATCAAATTCCGAAAAAGCAGGTAGCTTTATATCGGCGAATCATTCTCACACAGAGAAAGATGCTAGGGTTCGGATTCACCCACTCCACATGGTACCATCAAAGCAGGGCATGTCAACGTAATTTGCTGCTCAAGTTGGACTGGGATGAAACTcacttcatcttgtttttcaatCTTGAGTTTAGGTGCGCGTAGTTTGAGGTTCCATTCATAATTCACTTCCTTATTCAGGTTCACTTGGAACTCAAAATCTATCTGTCAAAATAAGTCCCTTAATTTTTGTAACTTAGAACATATTCTGTATACTTAGAAACTTGGATCTTACTTTATTACAAGTTCCAAGGTCTATTTAAATTCCACATGTACTCTCAATTGAAGTTTACAGTAATCATCACCTCTAATAATCACTATTTATTACAATTCACTAATTACAACTCAAATTTAGACATATgaagattatgaaatattaacaatgTAAAAAGTATCAATTATGGATATTGTCAGAATTAGAAGCTTAGACTAATGGTTTCAAATTATACATATACATTGGACGCCATAACTTGTTGCACGATCGTGTGAAAACATagaacatgaaaaataaataaactcgttctaggttctaggttctaggtttttcaatttttggaatttgaaatttactTTACATGTATTAGAACTTGGAATTAGACCGACTCCTTGGTAAGAGATTcccattttttggaacttgcaAGGATCTTTGCCAAATAAGTGTTTGGTAAGGTTTTTTTTTACTTGCCTTTGCCAAAGGCAAGCGCCTTCCCAATGCAGGTTGGGGGTTGCCTTGGACATTCGGCCTTCTTGGAAGGCTAAGAAGAGAGTAAGACAAAAAAGTTTCTTCCACAAATGTCCTTACTAACATTTCGTTTTTTCGATTTTGTCTTCGTCActattcaccttcttcttcattgaggtTGGTCGGCGAAGTTGCGAGAGGTCGGCGACAAGCTGGATGGATGTTGGCATGAGGCCGGTGTGTCACGACGACCGTCAGTAGCCAGTCGCGTGACCTCGACGACCCCCTGTGAGTCATGTCGCCGCGATCGCTGAAACCCCGGCGACCACCCAAGTCTGGGTCGCAGCAAGGTCGTGTGACCGCTGCAACCTCAGCGACGCTGCGACCCCCGGCAGATTTGGGTTATCGAAGGTCGCCGTGACCCAGATCTGGGCCACGCGACCTCTGGCGACCCAAATCGAGCGATTAGGATCGCACGATTTGGTTGCGATCGGGGTCGCCGGGGTCGTGGCGACCCTTGTTGGAAGGTCGTGTGACCCGCCGTGCCACAACCTCCGTGAGGAGGTCGCCGGGGCCGTTCGAATTGGTTGCGGCAACCTCGATCGCGACGACCTTTGCCGGATGCTTGCCCCTTGCTAGACCGCTTGCCCCTCGCTGGCAGTAACTAGCTAAttctcattttttccttttttataatgacaaaagtcttttacaaaattaatttgtccaaacactattttgctcaaaatacttTACAATGGATTTCACAAATACGATTtgccaaacacaatttgcatttcgaaaaatTTCTTTAGCTTAAAgacctttacattttctcaagaaCTTTCCCAAAAGTCTTCCAAAACGCACCCGTTGTCCCAAATGACAATTAGCCTTCCAGCTGCAGCAATCAACCTTTGTCAACGTGATCTTTGACCGGTCAGTGTGAAGCTAAACGCAGCGGCTAATCGACTGTTGTTGAAGAAGCATATGTTCACGTGAGTGACTTCTCGACATATAGATCTGATCTGATCCGACGTGCGTGCTCATGTGTATGCGACGAAGCTGTGACGAAGCTGTGATTAAGCGGACATGGTCCTGAGCTGCACTGAGAATACTTTAATCAATGCCATAACAGTTGGTAGCATCTGTCCGGCGACCATTACTATAGTTGAAGGTTGGAccgctaaaaaaagaaaaaagggcatTGGCATAAAGGCGTAACCGAAATCttcacccccccaaaaaaaaaaggaagagaatttcataaaataaattctTTATGAGCTTGACATGGCGATCCGGAATATCCTCCTAGATGCAGCATCTACGTCGAATATTCTAGAGGAGGGGTAAACAGTACATCTATCTTTATTAGATATCAGACTTTCAAAACTCTTGATTGGACGAGGGGGTAGAGCACTTTAATTTATGGTCGCATCCTactcaaaaaggaaattgattgCATTTAGTTCAGAGTTGTGTTTCGTTGTCAGAATTTTGGATATAGCAAGAAACTTAGATAATGGAAAAAACCCTTGAATTGCAAGTACGGATGACTTTTGTCTAAATCAAGTCATCTATAAAAGTAATTCTCAAATAACCTTTCAAAAATAATCTCCCAAACTTTGACTCCTAATCGCCAAACCAATGCTAAAATTTTACCtttcctaaaatatttttataaaaattcaatatttggcacaaacTTTACtatttttagaattaatctattttgcagataattaaaattgacaaatagattgTCGAcaatccaaaactaattttaaatttttctcaGTCCAAAAATGTAGTAACTTATTTagttaaaatcataaaaataggTAAGAACTTTTAGATCATGAAATTATA harbors:
- the LOC104438396 gene encoding PAN domain-containing protein At5g03700 gives rise to the protein MQKSLNLDPLSGFSNLRSNVDSIMRIGPSLLDAIARLAILATLCFLRASSQELHRGFEAAPKPSVSGFQPLLTDPTGNFSLSFLRVNGTRLALAVVHVPSSQPLWVADPPRPARWSDRSTRLSFNGSLVISDPSSGVFWSTGTDGDRVVLLNSSNLQVQKQSDGGGGTPVVVWQSFDFPADTLVENQNFTAAMSLTSSNGLYSMRMGSDFFALYANFGGDSDQMYWEHKALEAKAQVVDGAGAVYARVDPGGFIAMYQNGSVPVDVEAFNSFQKSIDSFLLLRLESDGNLKGYYWTGSTWATNYRAISGSCELPSPCGPYGLCSADGTCSCLDNRTEARPGSCSSAPGSGDFCGRGAGSGSGGFSVLRRDGVELPYKELMGYASVPSLDDCERACESNCSCWGAVYSNATRFCYTIDYPIQTLLEVADETKIGYFKVKPAPAGKGKGYEVGFGVGVLMWVLIVVAVAAVVGLVGYRVWKRRGGLKGHLAGEDGLAAGPYKDLGSASFRSIELSSR